Proteins co-encoded in one Saprospira grandis genomic window:
- a CDS encoding glutamine--tRNA ligase/YqeY domain fusion protein encodes MSKVEENDKPKESLNFIEQIIVEHNENGRFGGQVHTRFPPEPNGYLHIGHAKAICVNFGIAEKFGGKTNLRFDDTNPATESSEYVESIKKDVRWLGFDWEEREYYASDYFQTLYEYAVTLIQKGLAYVDFTSAEEMDRQKRAEEASEYRSRAVEENLAEFEKMKAGEYEEGICVLRAKIDMSHPNRLMRDPIIYRVKNMAHHRTGDAWNIYPMYDMAHGQSDSIEGITHSLCSLEFLPHRELYEWLTQSLGIHEPQQLEFSRLNLNYTITSKRKLKQLVEEGHVSGWDDPRMPTLSGMRRRGYPPMAIRNFIDKVGVSKREQFIDLSLLEFCVREELNKVATRALCVLDPLKVVIENLPEGHCEDMQVVNNPELEDSPMHSMPFTKEIYIERGDFMIDPPKKFFRLGPGRCVRLKGAYIIECTGYETDAQGEVTEVRCRFIENSKSGEDTSGVKAKGTLHWVSIEHAVPVEVRKYDRLFATEAPGKASGNFLDDINPKSLEIIETAYAEPFLKEAKQGESFQFMRIGYFTLDADSTAEKPCFNQTSPLRDNWGKKKPKGGGQQKKKGGQQKNKKKQN; translated from the coding sequence ATGTCTAAAGTAGAAGAAAACGACAAACCAAAAGAATCGCTCAATTTTATTGAGCAAATTATTGTAGAACATAATGAGAATGGCCGTTTTGGGGGCCAGGTGCATACCCGTTTTCCCCCAGAGCCCAATGGCTATTTGCATATTGGTCATGCCAAGGCCATTTGTGTCAATTTTGGCATTGCCGAAAAATTTGGCGGCAAAACCAATCTGCGCTTCGATGATACCAATCCCGCCACCGAAAGCAGCGAATATGTGGAAAGCATCAAGAAAGATGTGCGCTGGTTGGGCTTTGATTGGGAAGAAAGAGAATATTACGCCTCTGACTACTTTCAGACGCTTTATGAATATGCCGTTACGCTGATCCAAAAAGGCCTGGCTTATGTCGATTTTACGTCTGCCGAAGAAATGGACCGCCAAAAAAGAGCCGAGGAAGCCAGCGAATACCGCAGCCGCGCTGTAGAAGAAAACCTAGCCGAATTTGAGAAGATGAAGGCTGGCGAATATGAAGAAGGTATCTGCGTTTTGCGGGCCAAAATTGATATGAGCCACCCCAACCGCCTCATGCGCGACCCCATTATTTATCGGGTAAAAAATATGGCCCACCACCGCACTGGCGATGCTTGGAACATTTACCCTATGTACGATATGGCCCATGGTCAATCGGACTCTATTGAAGGGATTACGCATTCGCTTTGCTCGCTAGAGTTTTTGCCCCACCGCGAACTCTATGAGTGGTTGACCCAAAGCCTAGGCATTCACGAGCCACAACAGCTAGAGTTTTCTCGCCTCAACCTCAATTATACCATTACCTCTAAGCGCAAGCTCAAGCAATTGGTAGAAGAAGGCCATGTTAGTGGCTGGGACGACCCACGGATGCCCACCCTTTCGGGGATGCGCCGCCGAGGTTATCCGCCCATGGCTATCCGCAACTTTATTGATAAAGTAGGGGTATCTAAGCGCGAGCAATTCATTGACCTCTCTCTTTTGGAGTTTTGTGTACGAGAAGAGCTCAATAAAGTAGCTACTCGTGCCCTTTGTGTGCTCGATCCCCTCAAAGTGGTCATCGAGAACTTGCCCGAGGGCCATTGTGAAGACATGCAGGTAGTCAATAATCCCGAACTTGAGGATTCGCCTATGCACAGCATGCCCTTTACCAAAGAAATCTATATTGAGCGGGGCGACTTTATGATTGACCCCCCCAAGAAATTTTTCCGTCTCGGTCCGGGCCGCTGCGTACGCCTCAAAGGCGCTTATATCATTGAGTGCACAGGCTATGAAACTGATGCGCAGGGCGAAGTGACAGAAGTGCGTTGCCGTTTTATTGAAAACAGTAAGAGTGGCGAAGATACTAGTGGTGTAAAGGCCAAAGGAACCTTGCATTGGGTATCTATTGAGCATGCTGTTCCCGTAGAAGTTCGCAAATATGATCGTCTTTTTGCTACGGAAGCACCAGGTAAAGCATCGGGCAACTTCTTGGATGATATCAACCCCAAATCTTTGGAGATCATTGAGACCGCCTATGCAGAGCCCTTCTTGAAAGAGGCCAAGCAAGGAGAGTCTTTTCAGTTTATGCGCATTGGCTATTTTACCCTAGATGCCGATAGTACAGCCGAAAAGCCTTGTTTCAACCAAACCTCTCCCCTAAGAGATAATTGGGGCAAGAAGAAACCCAAAGGGGGCGGCCAACAAAAGAAAAAAGGCGGCCAACAGAAAAATAAAAAGAAGCAAAACTAA
- a CDS encoding DUF5916 domain-containing protein: protein MQKANSKSLTAISLAPKFAANNYKPPQLTIMQQFYLLIFFYLSAILGLAAQPVGMAAYPNKKGLRAMQLGEGKLKIDGLLNEAAWQEAPIAEGFTEYEPAPNTPGSFRTEVRVIYGPSAIYIGAYMYDPAPDSILQQLAVRDEVSGSNADYFTVYIDGMFRQQNAFHFTVSASGVREDASDGDQLWDAAWRSGHQILEDGWSVEIEIPYSQLRFAPQEQQLWGINFERYIRRYRESAYWSALDPEIDGEVQQFGLLYGLEGINPPLRLSLTPYAASYLTLENGQAPSFRASAGADLKYGINESFTLDVALIPDFGDVQSDNLQFNLSPFEIYYTERRPFFTEGTELFGRADLFYSRRVGSRPSRASWASSQMDSTETLVSNPERSQLVNALKLSGRTKKGLGVGVFNAVTAPAYAKIESEKGEERSIKTESLSNYNLLVIDQQLRNNSYISFVQSSVLRSGGFTDAMAWGTEFRLTDKKNRYVLSGSGAYSRRYLDQELYKEEVEDGFKAYLNVGKIQGQWRWSLNQTVYSDQYNINDLGYIGRPNYLRTTANLDYYIFKPFGRYNYMHYNFSTYMEQLYKPYNFSRIEMNAQVSATDKNFLYSFFNLAFQPLGYVDFFEAREAGRAWNKPVWGRIRGYFSSDYRKPFALDGDISYRPFLSANPIWKNAYTFEMELSPRYRFNDRANLVLSQNLTLRNKNLGYVNRLADESIIFGQRSYQTMESQLTFNYLFSPLISLSFRARHFWASVAYSDFYVLDQTGDLLDSSYDALHDQNYNAFNIDLIFRWRFAPGSEFNAVWKNAILSEGQYVEENYGRNFQQMLEDNPLNQFSVKLLYFLDVPRFGKELAKRF, encoded by the coding sequence TTGCAGAAGGCTAATAGTAAAAGTTTGACGGCTATTTCTTTAGCGCCTAAATTTGCGGCTAACAATTACAAACCTCCACAACTCACTATTATGCAGCAGTTTTATCTACTGATATTCTTTTACTTATCGGCCATTTTGGGCTTGGCGGCTCAGCCGGTGGGCATGGCGGCCTACCCCAACAAAAAGGGCTTGCGGGCCATGCAATTGGGCGAGGGAAAATTAAAAATTGACGGCCTATTGAATGAGGCGGCTTGGCAGGAGGCCCCCATTGCCGAGGGATTTACAGAATATGAGCCTGCGCCGAATACGCCGGGTTCTTTTCGGACCGAAGTGCGGGTAATTTATGGACCTTCGGCCATTTATATTGGGGCCTATATGTATGATCCTGCGCCAGACAGCATTTTGCAGCAGCTGGCGGTTCGGGATGAGGTTTCGGGCTCTAATGCCGATTATTTTACCGTCTATATTGATGGGATGTTTAGGCAGCAAAATGCCTTTCATTTTACGGTCAGTGCTTCGGGCGTGCGAGAAGATGCTAGTGATGGAGACCAACTTTGGGATGCGGCTTGGCGCTCTGGGCATCAGATATTAGAAGATGGTTGGAGCGTAGAGATCGAGATTCCCTACTCTCAACTTCGTTTTGCGCCTCAGGAGCAGCAGCTTTGGGGCATCAACTTCGAGCGTTATATTCGGAGATATAGAGAAAGCGCCTATTGGTCGGCCCTAGACCCCGAAATAGATGGGGAGGTGCAGCAATTTGGCTTATTGTATGGTTTGGAGGGCATCAATCCGCCCTTGCGCTTGTCTTTAACCCCCTATGCGGCTAGTTATTTGACCTTAGAAAATGGGCAGGCGCCTAGCTTTCGGGCGTCTGCGGGAGCGGACCTAAAATACGGCATCAATGAGAGTTTTACCTTAGATGTGGCTTTGATTCCAGACTTTGGCGATGTGCAATCGGACAACCTACAATTTAACCTCAGCCCTTTTGAAATCTATTATACCGAGCGCCGCCCCTTTTTTACGGAAGGGACCGAATTATTTGGGCGAGCCGATTTATTTTACTCTCGTAGGGTGGGTAGCCGCCCGAGTCGAGCCAGTTGGGCCAGCAGCCAAATGGATAGTACAGAAACCTTAGTGAGTAACCCAGAGCGCAGCCAATTGGTTAACGCCCTGAAGTTATCGGGCCGAACCAAAAAAGGCCTTGGCGTTGGGGTATTTAATGCTGTAACCGCCCCCGCCTATGCCAAAATAGAAAGCGAAAAAGGGGAGGAGCGCAGCATCAAAACCGAAAGCCTGAGCAACTACAATCTATTAGTCATTGACCAGCAGCTGCGGAACAACTCCTATATTAGTTTTGTGCAAAGCTCTGTTTTGCGCTCGGGCGGCTTTACGGATGCTATGGCTTGGGGAACCGAATTTCGTTTGACGGATAAAAAGAACCGCTATGTATTGTCGGGCTCGGGGGCTTATAGTCGCCGTTATTTGGACCAAGAGCTGTATAAAGAAGAGGTCGAAGATGGCTTTAAAGCCTATTTGAATGTAGGAAAGATTCAGGGCCAATGGCGCTGGTCGCTCAATCAAACCGTTTATAGCGATCAGTATAATATTAACGACTTAGGTTATATTGGACGGCCTAACTACCTGCGGACCACCGCCAATCTAGATTACTATATTTTTAAGCCTTTTGGCCGCTACAATTATATGCACTACAATTTCTCTACTTATATGGAGCAGTTGTATAAACCCTATAATTTTAGCCGAATAGAAATGAATGCGCAGGTATCGGCCACCGATAAAAACTTCTTGTATAGCTTTTTCAATTTGGCTTTTCAGCCTTTGGGCTATGTCGATTTCTTTGAGGCCAGAGAGGCCGGCCGAGCTTGGAACAAACCCGTTTGGGGCCGTATTCGGGGCTATTTTTCTTCAGATTATCGCAAGCCTTTTGCCTTGGATGGCGATATTTCTTATCGGCCCTTTTTGTCGGCTAATCCCATTTGGAAGAATGCCTATACCTTTGAGATGGAGCTGAGTCCCCGCTACCGCTTTAATGATCGGGCCAATTTGGTCTTGTCTCAAAACCTGACCCTGCGGAACAAGAACTTGGGCTATGTCAATCGCTTGGCCGATGAGAGCATTATTTTTGGGCAGAGGAGTTATCAGACCATGGAGTCGCAACTGACTTTTAATTACCTCTTTAGTCCCCTGATTTCACTAAGCTTTAGAGCTCGACACTTTTGGGCTTCGGTGGCTTATTCAGATTTTTATGTTTTGGACCAAACTGGCGACCTACTCGATAGCTCTTATGATGCTTTGCATGACCAAAATTATAATGCCTTTAATATCGACCTGATTTTCCGCTGGCGCTTTGCCCCCGGTAGCGAGTTTAATGCAGTCTGGAAAAATGCTATCCTCAGCGAGGGCCAATATGTAGAAGAAAACTATGGCCGAAACTTTCAGCAGATGCTAGAGGATAATCCCCTCAATCAGTTTTCTGTGAAGTTGCTCTATTTCTTAGATGTTCCCCGCTTTGGAAAGGAGCTGGCCAAACGCTTTTAG
- a CDS encoding pseudouridine synthase, whose protein sequence is MSGGKLVMSGGKLVRSGGKLVRSGGKLVRSGGKLVRSGSKLVRSGGKLVRSGGKLVRSGSKLVRSGGKLVRSGSKLVRSGSKLVRSGSKLVRPGSKLVRSGGKLVVSGGKLVVSGGKLVVSGGKLVVSGGKLVMPIVA, encoded by the coding sequence ATGTCTGGAGGTAAACTAGTTATGTCTGGAGGTAAACTAGTTAGGTCTGGAGGTAAACTAGTTAGGTCTGGAGGTAAACTAGTTAGGTCTGGAGGTAAACTAGTTAGGTCTGGAAGTAAACTAGTTAGGTCTGGAGGTAAACTAGTTAGGTCTGGAGGTAAACTAGTTAGGTCTGGAAGTAAACTAGTTAGGTCTGGCGGTAAACTAGTTAGGTCTGGAAGTAAACTAGTTAGGTCTGGAAGTAAACTAGTTAGGTCTGGAAGTAAACTAGTTAGGCCTGGAAGTAAACTAGTTAGGTCTGGCGGTAAACTAGTTGTGTCTGGAGGTAAACTAGTTGTGTCTGGAGGTAAACTAGTTGTGTCTGGCGGTAAACTAGTTGTGTCTGGCGGTAAACTAGTTATGCCAATAGTCGCCTAG
- a CDS encoding alpha/beta hydrolase encodes MRILKWVVAVVFILISVGTVTYVLGPSPKAENIPDNLPIYHTPYASVAALEAQVAAYDARDTDVKTGNQSRVIWANDSLKQKTPYAFVYLHGFSASPMEGWPIHEQLAKRYGANLYLPRLSQHGRKDVDAFADLTVESYIQSAKEALAIGRELGEKVILISCSTGGSLGLYLSAADTAIAGHLAFSPNIQVADPNAKLLTGPWGMELARMVFGGDYRSWVPENDSIDKYWTSKYRIEGLIQLQLLIENCMKPELFEQVKQPFFLGYYYKNEEEQDPTVSVAKMLEMYEQLGSKTKRKQAFPEAGAHVICSPWTSKAWEEVQAAAIAFLEEEMQLKAVSE; translated from the coding sequence ATGCGCATACTAAAGTGGGTGGTAGCTGTTGTATTTATATTGATTTCGGTGGGGACGGTAACTTATGTCTTGGGGCCAAGCCCTAAGGCGGAAAATATTCCCGATAATTTACCAATTTATCATACGCCTTATGCCTCTGTCGCCGCTTTGGAGGCGCAGGTGGCGGCCTATGATGCTCGCGATACCGATGTGAAAACGGGCAATCAAAGCCGAGTGATTTGGGCCAATGATAGCCTCAAGCAAAAGACGCCCTATGCCTTTGTCTATTTGCATGGATTTTCGGCTTCGCCCATGGAGGGCTGGCCCATTCATGAGCAGTTGGCTAAGCGCTATGGGGCCAATTTGTATCTGCCTCGGCTCTCTCAACATGGCCGAAAAGATGTAGACGCCTTTGCCGATTTGACGGTGGAAAGCTATATCCAATCGGCTAAAGAGGCCCTAGCCATTGGCCGAGAATTAGGCGAAAAAGTGATCCTGATTAGCTGCTCTACGGGCGGTAGTTTGGGCCTTTACCTATCTGCTGCAGATACTGCTATTGCTGGACATCTGGCCTTTTCGCCCAATATCCAAGTGGCCGACCCCAACGCCAAATTACTAACTGGCCCCTGGGGGATGGAATTGGCCCGCATGGTCTTTGGTGGCGATTACCGAAGCTGGGTTCCAGAAAACGATAGTATTGACAAGTACTGGACGAGCAAATACCGCATTGAGGGCCTAATTCAATTGCAATTGTTGATAGAGAATTGCATGAAGCCCGAACTCTTCGAACAAGTGAAGCAACCCTTTTTCCTCGGCTATTATTATAAGAATGAAGAGGAACAAGATCCCACGGTTTCTGTGGCCAAAATGCTCGAAATGTATGAGCAGTTAGGCAGCAAAACTAAGCGCAAACAGGCTTTTCCAGAGGCAGGAGCACATGTCATTTGCTCGCCCTGGACCTCCAAAGCTTGGGAGGAGGTGCAGGCCGCAGCTATCGCCTTTTTAGAGGAGGAAATGCAGCTTAAAGCAGTTTCCGAATAG
- a CDS encoding AAA family ATPase produces the protein MNYKDDVEALDALAQAYRDLRQEIGKVIVGQDEVVKSVLISLFCDGHSLLVGVPGLAKTLLVNTISKVLDLQFNRIQFTPDLMPTDITGAEIMDEHRNFTFSKGPLFTNILLADEINRTPPKTQAALLEAMQERSVTVGGVSYKLPKPFLVLATQNPIEQEGTYPLPEAQLDRFMFNIVLDYPTYEQEVQIVKNTTSGQKAELKGVVSAEQIVFFQQLIRKIHIADNVLEYAVGLTNKTRPGTAMATDKVNNYISWGAGPRASQFLVLGAKCHAAINGKYSPDKSDVQAVAPYILRHRVVRNYKAEAEGITIEQIIQSLF, from the coding sequence ATGAATTATAAGGATGATGTAGAAGCGCTGGACGCATTGGCCCAGGCTTACCGAGATTTGCGCCAAGAAATTGGAAAAGTGATTGTGGGCCAAGATGAAGTGGTCAAATCAGTCTTGATTTCGCTCTTTTGCGATGGGCATAGCCTGCTGGTTGGGGTGCCCGGCCTAGCCAAAACCCTTTTGGTCAATACCATTTCTAAGGTTTTGGACCTGCAGTTTAATCGCATTCAGTTTACGCCCGATTTGATGCCCACAGATATTACTGGGGCCGAAATTATGGACGAACACCGCAATTTTACCTTTTCTAAAGGGCCACTTTTTACCAATATTTTGCTGGCGGATGAGATTAACCGAACCCCGCCCAAAACACAGGCCGCCCTGCTAGAAGCTATGCAAGAACGCTCGGTGACCGTGGGTGGAGTGAGCTATAAGTTGCCCAAACCCTTTTTGGTTTTGGCCACCCAAAACCCCATTGAGCAGGAGGGAACTTACCCCTTGCCCGAGGCCCAGCTCGACCGCTTTATGTTTAATATTGTACTGGATTATCCCACTTATGAACAAGAGGTGCAGATTGTGAAAAATACGACCTCTGGCCAAAAAGCTGAGCTAAAAGGAGTGGTTTCTGCCGAGCAAATCGTCTTTTTCCAACAACTGATTCGCAAAATCCATATTGCCGATAATGTGCTGGAATATGCCGTGGGCTTGACCAATAAAACCCGCCCAGGCACGGCCATGGCCACCGATAAAGTTAATAATTATATCTCTTGGGGAGCTGGACCAAGGGCCTCGCAGTTTTTGGTGCTCGGCGCCAAATGCCATGCGGCTATCAATGGCAAATACTCTCCCGATAAATCTGATGTGCAGGCCGTAGCGCCCTATATTTTGCGCCACCGGGTGGTCCGAAATTATAAGGCAGAGGCCGAAGGCATCACGATCGAGCAGATTATTCAAAGCTTATTCTAG
- a CDS encoding inositol monophosphatase family protein gives MLEEIQQVQAKDVLTKDLNSLVSYVDQEVENRIIKLAQSLLPQANFIAEESGQKQSDSPWRWIIDPLDGTTNYLHQLPFFSISIALQYEEETVLGMVYEPNRKELFWAIQGEGAYLNEQPLQLSSAPAALSDSLLATGFPYYDFEQTKAYLALLGELMPACRGLRRCGSAALDLAYTAAGRFGGFYEYSLAPWDVAAGAFLVQEAGGFVCDFSGQNDYLFGREILAGQKGLQNVLLSKIQKHFKA, from the coding sequence ATGCTGGAGGAAATCCAGCAGGTCCAGGCTAAGGATGTACTTACTAAAGACCTCAATAGCTTGGTCAGTTATGTGGACCAGGAGGTAGAAAATCGCATTATTAAGTTGGCCCAATCCCTACTCCCTCAAGCAAATTTTATTGCCGAGGAGTCTGGCCAAAAACAAAGCGATAGCCCCTGGCGTTGGATCATTGACCCCCTAGATGGAACGACCAATTATTTGCACCAGCTTCCCTTTTTCTCGATCAGTATTGCCCTGCAATATGAGGAGGAAACCGTTTTGGGAATGGTCTATGAACCCAATAGAAAGGAGTTGTTCTGGGCCATTCAGGGAGAAGGCGCTTATCTAAATGAACAGCCTTTGCAGCTTAGCTCAGCCCCCGCCGCCCTGAGCGATAGCCTACTGGCTACGGGCTTTCCCTATTATGATTTTGAGCAAACAAAGGCTTATCTGGCCCTTTTGGGCGAGCTAATGCCCGCCTGCCGTGGCCTGCGCCGCTGTGGCTCGGCCGCTTTAGATTTGGCCTATACAGCCGCTGGCCGCTTCGGGGGATTCTATGAGTATAGCCTAGCCCCCTGGGATGTAGCCGCAGGCGCATTTTTGGTCCAAGAAGCTGGCGGCTTTGTTTGCGACTTTTCTGGCCAAAATGACTATCTTTTTGGGCGAGAAATTTTGGCCGGCCAAAAAGGACTGCAAAACGTCCTTTTAAGCAAAATACAAAAGCATTTTAAGGCTTAG